A genome region from Setaria italica strain Yugu1 chromosome III, Setaria_italica_v2.0, whole genome shotgun sequence includes the following:
- the LOC101770662 gene encoding LOW QUALITY PROTEIN: protein rough sheath 2 (The sequence of the model RefSeq protein was modified relative to this genomic sequence to represent the inferred CDS: inserted 2 bases in 1 codon), whose product MKERQRWRPEEDAVLRAYVRQYGPREWHLVSQRMSVALDRDAKSCLERWKNYLRPGIKKGSLTDDEQRLVIRLQAKHGNKWKKIAAEVPGRTASXTRQWWEVFKEKQQRELRDSRRPPPEPSPDERGRYEWLLENFAEKLVGERPPPPQPPPPLIMAGAPVLPPWLSSPNAAAVVAPPPRPPSPSVTLSLASAAVAPPPPAPAQWMPVERAAAEAAAAAYGFPSPQHAPPGPPPAPGMAVVEGQALAELAECCRELEEGQRAWAAHRREAAWRLKRVEQQLEMEREMRRREVWEEFEAKMRTMRLEQAAAAERVEREHREKVAELRRDAQLKEEKMAEQWAAKHARVAKFLEQLGCSRPWSAATDMN is encoded by the exons ATGAAGGAGCGACAGAGGTGGCGGCCTGAGGAAGACGCGGTGCTGCGGGCGTACGTGCGGCAGTACGGCCCGCGGGAGTGGCACCTGGTGTCGCAGCGCATGAGCGTGGCCCTCGACCGCGACGCCAAGTCCTGCCTCGAGCGCTGGAAGAACTACCTCCGCCCGGGGATCAAGAAGGGCTCCCTCACCGACGACGAGCAGCGCCTCGTCATTCGCCTCCAGGCCAAGCACGGCAACAAGTGGAAGAAGATCGCCGCAGAGGTGCCGGGGCGAACCGCCAG GACTCGGCAGTGGTGGGAGGTCTTCAAGGAGAAGCAGCAGCGGGAGCTCAGGGACagcaggaggccgccgccggagcccagCCCCGACGAGCGCGGGAGGTACGAGTGGCTGCTCGAGAACTTCGCGGAGAAGCTCGTCGGcgagaggccgccgccgccccagccgccgccaccgctgatCATGGCCGGGGCGCCCGTGCTGCCGCCATGGCTGTCGTCGCCCAACGCCGCCGCGGTAGTCGCGCCGCCCCCCAGGCCGCCGTCACCGTCCGTGACGCTCAGCCTCGCGTCagccgcggtggcgccgccgccgcccgccccggcgCAGTGGATGCCGGTggagcgcgccgcggcggaggcggccgcggcggcgtacGGGTTCCCGAGCCCGCAGCACGCTccccccggcccgccgccggccccaggcatggcggtggtggaggggcAGGCGCTGGCGGAGCTCGCCGAGTGCTGCCGGGAGCTGGAGGAGGGGCAGCGCGCGTGGGCGGCGCACCGGCgcgaggcggcgtggcggcTCAAGCGCGTCGAGCAGCAGCTGGAGATGGAGCGCGAGATGCGGCGGCGCGAGGTGTGGGAGGAGTTCGAGGCCAAGATGCGCACCATGCGGCTcgagcaggccgccgccgccgagcgcgtCGAGCGGGAGCACCGGGAGAAGGtcgccgagctccgccgcgaCGCGCAGCTCAAGGAGGAGAAGATGGCCGAGCAGTGGGCCGCCAAGCACGCCCGCGTCGCCAAGTTCCTCGAGCAGCTCGGCTGCTCCCGCCCATGGTCCGCCGCCACCGACATGAactga